One Spinacia oleracea cultivar Varoflay chromosome 4, BTI_SOV_V1, whole genome shotgun sequence DNA segment encodes these proteins:
- the LOC110775793 gene encoding putative pentatricopeptide repeat-containing protein At1g12700, mitochondrial, whose protein sequence is MKFIARTPLSMAVSASSSFFHAATFGNTLPFLSFFTFPNFLLISPFQFVSFRHCSHIPYQFDDERQLLLQSVRDQSKLGFSDLKLPLSLFHQLTSLRPLPSVIVFNQLFTAMNKLKHLQPHPTIISIYRDLELSGIRPNMHSMDILTNCYCHLGRVNFGFSCLGKSLKLGYPPNSILLTTLINGYIQCDKLPLAEKLLDKTIKLGFQPEIVTCGAMVKGLCRIGDNVSALNFLNKMQSGGICKPDIVIYNTIIDSLCKDKLLKQGLNLFSAMKTQGIRPDVVTSTSLVRGLYNSGCPDEAKRFLTEMLENNIAPNVKTYSMLVDMLCKGGSVDEAQAILHLMTERGVTPNIITCNALLDGYCLRGQMEDAEKLIKFMAQNGCELDLVCFSTMINGYCKARNTDMALNIFQKMLQKGITLDVVTYTTLIDGLCKASRLPLALNLFKEMQAHGVIPNVVTYSSLVDGLCKSARLDEAVAILEDMEDKGTKPNIFTYNILMDSLCEAGKLDDAANLFYDLVLKDLKPNIKTYNIMIKGYCKKGLMNEADEVLRKMEEVGCFPNDITYNTIIQGYIRNNDLPKALYYCDLMVSKGFEADANTFALFVDLLSSDSLSDSSKALFQKFIK, encoded by the coding sequence ATGAAGTTTATAGCTCGCACTCCTCTTTCCATGGCGGTTTCGGCTTCCTCTTCCTTCTTTCATGCTGCTACTTTTGGTAATACTCTTCCTTTTCTCTCATTCTTCACTTTCCCTAATTTCCTATTGATTTCCCCCTTTCAATTTGTTAGTTTCCGACATTGCTCCCATATCCCCTATCAATTTGATGATGAACGCCAATTGCTTCTTCAATCTGTTAGAGATCAATCcaaattagggttctctgattTAAAACTCCCTCTTTCACTCTTCCATCAATTGACCTCTTTGCGTCCTCTTCCTTCTGTTATCGTTTTCAATCAGCTCTTTACTGCCATGAATAAATTGAAGCACCTTCAACCTCATCCCACCATCATTTCTATCTACAGAGACCTTGAATTATCTGGTATTCGACCCAATATGCATTCCATGGATATTCTCACCAATTGTTACTGTCATCTCGGCCGCGTCAATTTCGGCTTCTCTTGCCTCGGTAAAAGCCTGAAACTTGGCTATCCCCCCAATTCTATTTTATTAACCACCTTAATCAACGGCTATATCCAGTGTGATAAGCTCCCTTTAGCTGAGAAATTGCTAGATAAAACAATCAAGTTAGGTTTCCAACCTGAGATTGTTACCTGCGGTGCTATGGTCAAAGGCCTTTGCCGAATAGGCGACAATGTGAGCGCTCTCAATTTTCTTAACAAAATGCAATCTGGAGGTATTTGTAAGCCTGACATTGTAATATACAACACTATAATTGATAGTCTCTGTAAGGACAAGCTCTTAAAACAGGGCCTGAACCTGTTCTCCGCTATGAAAACTCAGGGCATTCGACCTGATGTTGTCACTTCTACCTCCTTGGTTCGAGGCCTCTACAATTCCGGCTGTCCGGATGAGGCTAAGCGTTTTTTGACTGAGATGTTGGAGAACAACATAGCACCGAATGTTAAGACCTACAGCATGTTGGTTGACATGTTATGTAAAGGCGGGAGTGTTGATGAAGCACAAGCCATTCTACACCTTATGACGGAAAGAGGTGTAACTCCCAACATCATTACTTGCAATGCTTTACTAGATGGTTATTGTTTACGTGGTCAGATGGAAGATGCAGAAAAGCTAATTAAGTTCATGGCCCAAAATGGGTGTGAGCTTGATCTTGTATGTTTCTCTACAATGATAAATGGATACTGCAAGGCTAGAAACACTGACATGGCCCTCAACATATTCCAAAAAATGTTACAAAAAGGGATAACGCTTGATGTTGTTACCTATACCACTCTTATTGATGGACTGTGCAAAGCAAGTAGGCTCCCACTTGCACTCAATCTATTCAAGGAAATGCAAGCTCACGGTGTTATTCCAAATGTTGTTACATATAGTTCATTGGTTGATGGCCTATGCAAAAGTGCACGGCTTGATGAGGCAGTTGCAATACTCGAAGATATGGAGGATAAAGGTACTAAGCCTAATATTTTCACCTACAATATCCTAATGGATAGCTTGTGTGAGGCTGGAAAGCTTGATGATGCAGCAAATTTGTTCTATGATCTTGTACTGAAGGATCTAAAGCCTAATATTAAAACATACAATATCATGATCAAAGGCTACTGCAAGAAAGGACTAATGAATGAAGCTGATGAAGTATTGAGGAAAATGGAGGAAGTTGGTTGTTTCCCTAATGATATCACCTATAATACGATCATCCAAGGATACATTCGCAATAATGACTTGCCGAAAGCATTATACTATTGTGATCTTATGGTTAGCAAGGGGTTTGAAGCTGATGCAAACACTTTCGCATTATTTGTTGACCTCTTGTCGTCTGATAGCTTAAGTGACTCATCCAAGGCCCTGTTTCAGAAGTTTATCAAATGA